A window from Primulina eburnea isolate SZY01 chromosome 2, ASM2296580v1, whole genome shotgun sequence encodes these proteins:
- the LOC140824163 gene encoding uncharacterized protein — MKIMKVNTAVGTTEGAPQIIEKHRSEWTAEDKKKANLDNVAKDILYKTLDKNMFAKIKTCTTAKEIWEKLTQLCEGNDQTKENKLTVAIQKFDNAKMKPGETLAEFDERFSSIIIELISLRKEYSNREIALKVMRALPREWDVKTIAMRESKDLNKLELHDLFADLKA, encoded by the coding sequence atgaagatcatgaaagtAAACACAGCTGTGGGGACAACTGAAGGTGCTCCTCAAATTATAGAGAAACATAGATCTGAATGGACAGCTGAGGATAAAAAGAAAGCAAACCTggacaacgttgcaaaagatatTCTCTATAAGACTCTGGATAAGAACATGTTCGCCAAAATCAAGACCTGTACCACTGCAAAGGAGATATGGGAAAAACTTACTCAACTATGCGAAGGCAATGATcagaccaaagaaaacaaactgaccGTGGCTATTCAAAAATTCGATAATGCAAAGATGAAGCCAGGAGAAACTCTTGCAGAATTTGATGAACGGTTTAGCAGCATTATCATCGAGCTCATCTCACTTCGAAAAGAGTACTCCAACAGAGAAATCGCGTTGAAGGTTATGCGAGCCcttcccagagaatgggatgtgaagACCATAGCAATGCGCGAAtccaaagatctgaacaaacTGGAACTCCATGATCTGTTTGCTGATCTTAAAGCATAA
- the LOC140824164 gene encoding uncharacterized protein encodes MGLMKILKVNTAAATIEGAPQMVEKHISERTAEEKKKENLDNVAKDILYKTLDKNMFAKIKTCTIAKEIWEKLTQLCEGNDQTKENKLTIVIQKFDNAKMKPGETLAEFDERLSGIIIELISLGKDYSNREIALKVMRALPREWDAKTIAMRES; translated from the coding sequence ATGGGCCTGATGAAAATCTTGAAAGTTAATACAGCTGCCGCTACAATCGAAGGTGCTCCTCAGATGGTGGAGAAACACATATCCGAAAGGACAGCTGAAgaaaaaaagaaggaaaatctggacaacgttgcaaaagacatCCTCTACAAGACTTTGGACAAAAATATGTTTGCCAAAATCAAAACTTGCACTATTGCTAAGGAAATATGGGAAAAACTCACTCAATTATGTGAAGGCAACGATCAgacaaaagaaaacaagctaACTATCGTCATCCAGAAGTTTGATAATGCGAAAATGAAACCAGGAGAAACTCTGGCAGAATTTGATGAACGTCTCAGCGGTATTATTATCGAACTCATTTCATTAGGAAAAGATTATTCTAATCGCGAAATTGCTTTAAAGGTTATGCGAGCtcttcccagagaatgggacgCAAAGACTATAGCAATGCGAGAATCCTAA